Below is a window of Pelobates fuscus isolate aPelFus1 chromosome 13, aPelFus1.pri, whole genome shotgun sequence DNA.
GTGTGGGAAGATGGAGAGCAGTGCTGAGATCAAAGGGGGGTCAGTGTGGGAAGATGGGGAGCAGTGCTGAGATCAAAGGGGGTCAGTGTGGGAAGATGGGGAGCAGTGCTGAGATCAGGAGGTCAGTGTGGGAAGATGGGGAGCAGTGCAGAGATCAGGAGGTCAGTGTGGGAAGATGGGGAGCAGTGCAAGGTTTAGGGGGGTCAGTGTGGGAAGATGGGGAGCAGTGCTGAGATCAAAGGGGGTCAGTGTGGGAAGATGGGGAGCAGTGCTGAGATCAGGAGGTCAGTGTGGGAAGATGGGGAGCAGTGCAGAGATCAGGAGGTCAGTGTGGGAAGATGGGGAGCAGTGCTGAGATCAGGAGGTCAAGGTGGGAAGATGGGGAGCAGTGCTGAGATCAGGAGGTCAGTGTGGGAAGATGGGGAGCAGTGCAAGGTTTAGGGAGGTCAGTGTGGGAAGATGGGGGCAGTGCAAGGTTTAGGGAGGTCAGTGTGGGAAGATGGGGGGCAGTGCTGAGATCAGAGGAGGGTCAGTGTGGGAAGAGGGTGAGCAGGGCAGGGATCAGGGGGAGCGAGAATAAAAGGAGGTACTGTGAGGATAAAATGGAGCATGGCACAGAACCAAGAGATGACATGAGTTGGAATTACACAGCACGGATGACAGAATAAATTATAAAAGGGTAGAAAGCAGGGAAGAGTGGATGAACGGAAAAGGAATGAGGCCACTGGGGGAAAGAAGAAGGGTGTGGGGTGAAAATGGGATGCAGCATTGGTAAATGATTTAATTTAAAGACTTAACCTGATAGAGACAAAATAAATACAGAGAGTTTGGGGCTTTGGCCTGCAAGTTTACAATCCACATTATCATAACTTGATAATTCGAACATCATGTCAGCCCCTGCATTAACCATACAAGCCCTAAATCAACCTGCAAGCCACACACAGGCACTTTGTGAGCCCCCATAATTATGCAGAGCACCAGCTGTCTCCCTTAGCCCATCCTTTCAAAATGAGCCAACAAgcctcccattcacacacagacccTCGTTTTTACCCTGAAACCCCCCCACTAAATCTGTGAAAATGAACTCAAACACTAATCATTCTGAGAGCCCACGACCATCCGGAAAATCCGTCAACCAACACTTTAACCCTGACAAACCCACAACCACACCCTGCACTTTGTAAACACATGGATATTATGGTCTTGTGTTGTTCTCTGTGTTTATGTGGCACTGTATCATTCTTTGACATGATGTACATTGTGTATCTCTCTGCATTGTGTATATTATTCAGGCTATGTCTCTGTGGTTTTTCAATGTAAAGCTAGGTTGCACTTTGTATCCTTGTGTTGTGGGGTTGAGCataatgttgttgttgtttatattgtgttataaACATCTCATCTCATATTGTGTACATCTCATTGTTGTTTGACATTGCGGTACTGAACAGTATATGTCTCTGTGTTTCattgtttatatgttttattctctGTGTTGTGTCATtataacatattatatattgtgcaGTACATCTTTGTGGTGTTACTTTGTACATCTTTACCACACCATCACCTGTGTAGTGGAATTGTACACGTATATAATGTATTTCTTTGTGTTGTGGCATTGTATAATTTTTGCGGTGTTTCCCCCTATTTTGAAACACTGTGTTTCTAAGCTTTAGTGTTGTAGTTGCGTTGATCTGCCCTAAACCCCTGTTGTTGAAGTGTTCCCCTTATAACACATCAAGGATGTCAATCTGGTGTTTGTCTGCAGCTAATGTGTGGTAGTGTTTTTCTTTGACCCTGGTATGTGTGTTGAATCACATTGTGATCATGCAGAACCAGCTTGCCATATACAATGTGCTCCTCATCCTCTCACACAGTTTGCTGGTTCTTATCTTATATTCTGCAGGTCAGCACCAAGAAGACTTCAAAATCCAATAACTCTTGGTCTAATGAAAGTTGAAATCAATGAATAAAGGAGCAgacatacataatataaaaatgcTGACATATAATATGGAATAAAATACTGGCCAGTTGCCAGGTACAATTGAAAATACCACTATCTTGTCAAAATGTCATCACAAAAGCTCAATTAGATACGAACTGTAGATAATTCACTTGGATCAAAGCTCTTGATAGCAAAGACAATGTTGGCTCCAAGAAATGCCCTTGTTAGCAATCTAAACTTTGTGCACCTACAACATGTTTCGCTTGGGGTCCATCTCTCACTGCGGTCTGAGCTCATGGAAAATTCCATAACCAGAGACCCAGGCAAGGAGGAAATAACTGGATGTCACCTTTGGAAAGACATACCAGACAGAGTTGAAGTCGATGCCAATTCAAATGATCCATCTATTCCATGCCAGTGTTGTGACAAGCACACTGAGCATGTAAGCTCTCGCCTGGATATATCTCAGAACAATCTGGAGTCAAGTGATGAGATCCTATCCCCATCCAGTCCATTATCTCCATCCTCACCATCTTCCAACAGCAGTAGTTCCTCAGACTTCACACTTGATGAGTCACCAGTGTCCATGTACTATAAGGAATTCTTGCAGGATGGTCCAGAAACCCCAGACCAGCAACCAGATATCATCCCTTTGGATTCTGCCATTGAAGACGATCTCACACCTATACAACAGGATTGTGAAACAGCAAGCACCATAACACTGCAGTCAAGCATCACAGGGGGCTTGAAAAGTCCCTCAACTGATCCATCCATTGGGGGGGCGGGAACTACATTGGATGATAACTGCAATGCCGTATCTGATCTTAAGCCTGTTCCAGCTCCACGAATTTCTGGATTTCTGGATTGTAACGAGGACATACAACACAGAGCAGAGGTAGAGGACAACAAAAATGCCAATGTGACTGCAAGCCCTGATACCACCCATACCAATCTGCCTTTGGGTACAGATGATATACTCCTTCCAGGTCTGGTCTCCCATGGAAATCTAACCACACAGAGCCCTAAGAAGAATATAACCTCATTCAATGAACTGGCCCAAAAGAGGAGACGAAGTTCAGGAGTGCCACCAGCTCAGCAATCAAAGAAAGACAGGAGCGACTGGTTAATTATATTCTCCCCAGACAGCGAACAACCTCCAGTCAATGAACTGACAGCTACAGCATTCTACCATGGAACACTGGGATCACATTCTCTGCCAATGCCAGCAGGAAAAGAGGTTACCACATTTAGGGAACTTAAATATCGCAATACGCTTATAAAGCAGAATACTCAGCAGGCAAAAGCTCAGGCCACCGTTGAAACTGATCTTCATAAGGTTACAGTTGGTGATGATGGGTCCCGGCATCTAGTGGAAGGTAATAAATGGTACGATAACCCATATTCGGAAGAAAAATGTTCCAAGCACCCAAGGAACACCAGACCCCAACACCATGAAAACAAACTCCAGACAGCTGAAGCGATGGTTGAGTCTAATTTCAATTTTGCAGGAGATAGGAAGGAGTTCATGATGGCTGCAAAGGCTGAACATAAAGACATGGTTAAAGGAACAGCTTGGGAACTGTGGTCAGCAAATGGCCATTCTACCTCTTTCTCTAACCCAGAAGTGAAGAGGCAGAAGGGGGCAAATGTAGAACCTAACCTTAAAGGAGACCAGAGCCAAGTGAAGAAAGGAATGGTCTGGATTCGAGGGATGGCAGATGGAGGAGACAAGAAAATCAGAGAAGGTAAGAACCTTCAAATGTACAATCGTGCCACAAATGTGGGAGTGATATAGGGACATTAAAGGCTGTTTAATAGGTAAAGTTACAGACTATTACATGCAATGACAGAACCCAAGATAGTAACACCTATTAAACACTAAATATGCCTAAAAATTGAACACATTGTTAATCTAAACAATGACagtgttttaaacattttaatcacTACTTAACTTCACTTGGCCAAAGGCCTGTAACCCTCAATACGTTGACAAACACCATACCCCTTGACACTGTGATGGGAACCCTCCATAAAGTGATGGGCAAAGGTGGATACCATTCAGTGATGATGACTTATTATCCCTCAGCACATTGATCTGCTCTGTCAACTTCGACACTGTGATGGACTACATAAGCTTATGGTCATTAATGGTAATTGCGGTCCTCCACTCCAGGACAGGCTCTGTAATCTGCAATACAGTAACTGGCTCACCAGCCTTCCACTCAGTAATGGGCTTAGTAACATTCCATAAACTGACACTTCCTTCAACATTCAATGTGTTGACTGCTACCATCTCCTTCCAATCAGTGACAGGGTTACCGTATCAGATTGCAAGTGGTCAGCTCCTGAATTCTAGACTGTGACTAGCTTTGCAGCATTCCCTAATGTTATCTTCCATCTTCCATAGGAAGATAACCCAATTTGCTCTTTAACACAGAATATACTAAACACATCATAGAGAGACCATTTTGAAAACGTGTCTTGCAGTGACTATTTCCCAAAATGTACAGAAACCATTCTTATGCACATATCATGTAACGTATGAGCTGTTTCCATACCATTATCCTTTTTCAGGTCACAGGTGTCTATAAAAAATAATTCAACTCTTTACTAGGTAATAAAACACATTGAATACCATCATCCATTGAACTGTGTGTCCCACCGAGGTGAATCCTGCCATACAGAAACAAAGCTTATTATAGCAAATGATCAGGGTTCCATGTTGGAATTGTGCCTTGTCAGTGATCATCATTTTCAAATCCGTTGATTTGGCCTGAATTTTACAAATTCTGTTTTCAGGTCACTTTTATACACTGCTTATAAATAACCCTCATGTAAAGATCAAACTTTGGCCATTCCACCTTGTTCTACTTGAGTGTCAGTAATTCATTAAGAAGGCTTAACAGCAATTTCTAAAATGTCAGTAGCCCTTTATCACATAATGGCCAGAGTCTATATCCGAGATCCCCAGACTTGACGAGCAAAGGCTCTTCTTATTGGAAAAGTGACAGATCAACCTATATTGGcttgtatactgacacacacatagctgATGTAGACAGGAAAGTAATGAGAGGATGCTTTTAAATCACTCACAATGTGGGGGCCATTATACAGTGTATTCACATGCATTGTGTTTGTTCATTGTTTTATGTCAAACTAACTGTTACATTTCTCTTCCCTCTCTTCCTGCTTGCTATGTCCTTCCATATTCTGACTTATATCTCTATCAACTTCCTCCATATTTCTCTTCATGCAAATCCTGCTGTAACCTGCATGAACCATGACAAATCTGGTCCTTAACACCATTCTCCAACTAACTTTGCACCTGAAATCATGATGATCTTCCACGACACCTAATCTGTTTGACCACTATCCAATTCTTTGTCTGGCAATTATGGCTTCTACCTAACCTTTTTATTTTGTAACCTGGTGTCTAACCTACTTGGCCTCTCTCTTACCCGGTGTGTGATCTCCCTGACCCTCATCCATGGATGTTCAATATATTTGTGATTTACGTACCATGGTTATGCCTCATTATGTGTCCTGACTACCCTCCTTCAATGAAATGTGTCTGTGCCATTTCCTTGTAACCACGTGCCTGTGCGAGTGGCCCTACTTACTACATGTTTCTCTCCTGCAATAACCTATCTCTGAAATTGTGCCATGGGATTTCCCCAATTTTTACGCTTCTTTTTGTACGACTTATTATTGTATGTGTGACCCTATGAATCAAAACTGATGTgctttatctttttcttttaccTTACGGCCAAACCTGTACCATGTCTATATACGCAATACAGTGAGTGGCCTGCCCTGTACCTCAGCCAAAAGCTCCTCTGTATTTGGCTCACAGGGAGTTCCCTCTCATTTGCTCATCCAGCTTTCTACTAACCCAAGTCTGATTTGCCCGCCTGGCTCCCTACCACCTTCCAGCCTAGCTCTGAACAGCTCCTATAACTGTGCCAAAGCAGTGCTGCCCTGTGGCCACCGCACTCTCCTGCAGACGCTCCCTGCCCGCATGTCCCCTGTAGGGGCTTTCTCTCCCCCACACCGGGGATTTCTGCACCTGCTGGACACGCATGATGTGTCTGTACTGCAGTCACCATTGTTTCCAAGGAACAGGATGCTCCCCAGGCTGTCACCAGAGAGGGGACCTCTCTGCACCCCCCACTTGGATACACCAAGCACAGGTTTGGGAGTGATAGGGTGGGGGCGAGGGAGGTGGGTGGGAGGAATTGTTACAGTTTTCTGCTATTTAATACCCATCACCCCAGAAATAGATTATTTATATCCTGGCACCACGCATGCACCAACAGCTAGAGTCTCACTGAAAGAGCAGTGGATCTCTGAATCTTCAACCAGAATATGTGGTAGAGCAGGAGTGAGCATAGCCAAGGCTTGCAAAGCATTATAGGTATCTCTTTTTTTTACAACAGCTGGGGTTCTGCCTTTTGGCAATTATTGCTTACTAATGCCTGGCTAAAGCTTATtataaatccttaaaaaaaaaaccaaaaaaaaaaaaaccagtattTACAAACAATACACCAAAATGTTACATTGTCCTGTCTTCCCACTGTACTGTTAACCAATAATCCCCCCCACCACTGTACCAATAAACCCCCCTCACCACTGTACTGTTAACCCCTATACCCCTCTTACTATTGTACTGTTAACCCCTATACCCCCCTCACTACTGTACTGTTAACCCCTATACCCCTCTCACTATTGTACTGTTAACCCCTAAACCTCCCTCACCACAGTACTGTCATCCCCTCTCACTATTGTACTGTTAACCTCTATACAATAGTGAGAGGGGTACTGTTATCCCCTATATTCCCCTTATTCTCCCCCTTCTCCCTTCCTCCCCTGGCAGTCTGGATCATGTGGCCACGCCCCCTGCCTTAGCTTACAAATTTCCATCCCGGAAGTAAACAAGGCAGATTAGTCATGGGAGATTCTGATTGGTGCGTTTCATTCACGTGACTCACAGTGACCAACCAGACACGTCCATCTGATCCAAGCTCTATTTTGTGCCGTTTGAAAAAGGCCGCAGGGTCCTAGGTACCGCCATCCGAGGGTCTCAGGCTTCCAGGGTGAGTGAGAGGGAGGACTGGGAAACGCCAGGcgaggagaggaaggggttaacagtctcagccatcagGCAAGGAAGAGGTTAACAGCAATGGGGGTATAATAAACCCCAGGCTGAGTACAcattgcacttaaagggacatgacCCCTGATGGCAGTGCCCCCTCTATATCATAGCATTACAGGCAATGCTGGCCCCTGTATCAGGGTCTTATTTAACTATTTACTGAATGTGTATATTTGGGATATATAGCTcctctttcttaaagggacatgcaagcaccataaccactgcaggtcgttgtagtggttatggtggcatgaAACTCATGAGTGCTGTTTCCAGGTTTTCTGTGAAGCCATTTTACAGCAATATGACAAGACCTGGTAGCCTGGCTACTCAGAAACACTCCCCTGTGGAGTTGCACTGATAACAGTGGAAATTAAACTTCTGGGTTATGAAGTGCGGGCCGCAGTGGTAGGCTGGATGGGTGCTTTTTAGTAAACTAGTACAAAAAGTGCCCATAGACTtaaaaaaacccaacaacaacATATCCTCCACAATGTGCTGCAATGGTTATAGTGCTTTGATGCTATAAGCATTGTTTGGTactaagaaccataaccactacacttaaTAGTGGATTTAGAGCTCTCAGAGTGACTAACTGCTACCCACAGTGGGTGACGTTTTTTATAGAAAATCATTGAATGGGACACAGAACTGAATCCCTGCGACAGCAGTGAAAGAACTTTGCACTATTGACCAGAGGTAAAAATCCCATCCCTGGTAGCCTCAGCCAATTGGATAAACCAAGCAGGGAGCCAGCACATACATTCTTACCAGCGGACAGTGTAACACAggttgtatctgtgtatcaaacAACAAATAACCAGATTTTACGGCTGACATGCATtaatgtcactttaaccccttaaggaccaaacttctggaataaaagggaataatgacgtgtcacacatgtcatgtgtccttaaggggttaaggtagtgTGTGAGGTCAAAACATTTTCCATACATAATGCATGGTAGTGTGCCTGCTGTagttgtaaaataaattaaagggacactgtggtcaccaaaacaactttcgcttaaagaagcagttttagtgtatagatcatgattttgaagtctcactgctcaaacccctgccatttaggagttaaatcactttgtttctgtttatgcagccccagccacacctccactggttgtgactcacacagcctgcttgaaataaaatggtttcattttcatttagatggtacttactttaaaagttttttttatctcctcctctgtaaattgaactttaatcacgcacaggaggctcctgcaagcttttaacagaacaggagataataaattcccaattaaacataatttgcaataaaggaaatataaacattaattgactctttacaggaagtgttaggaaggctgtgcaagtcacatgcagggaggtgttaccaggcctacataaacaaagtaatttcttTCCTATATGTTGGAaaattcagcagtgagactgcaggggcataatcaatactccaaaattgcttcattaagctaaagttgtttgggtgactatagtgtccctttaaaccatgcTTCCCCAAATTccggccctccaaatgttgctgaactacaactcccatgattctcagtctatctatttcattcatagaatcatgggggttgtagttcagcaacatcttgagGGCCggggtttggggaagcctgatttaaACCATTGCATGTCAGACTGCACTTGGTTCATCGGATGGTTGGGAACACTGGTGGCCTCAAAGATCAGCAGCTTCAGATATTGCTATTGTTCTTATGTGTTCTATAGAGAAATTTGATAACACACCAGGGATCTTCAGACAATGCTGAATTTGTCTCTAGGGTTGGCAGATCTACAATGTTTTTCTGGGCACTCCTCATTCTTCTGTGCTGTTAGATAGCACATACAAATCATGTACTGCAGGAAGACACTAGCTGTTCAAGGAGTATGTTACAGACTACATGGCATCACTTTTCATCTTCAGCCCATCAAAACAAAGATGTGCTGTCTTCTAGAAAACACTGCATCTGAAGCTAGGTTTTGATCTAATGTACCTGTTGGGGGGCTAACTTTACTTTATCAGGGCAAACTCAGTCGAGGTGTGGGGTTTGGTTGCATGTGTAAGCGTCTGTTGGTTATTGTAaacctggtgtgtgtgtgtgtgcgtgctatTGATTTGTATGAACAGTGTCAGTAGTGTGGTCTGTTGTCGTTTGAGTGTGTGTGATATCCACTTGATAGAGCAATACTGATTTTGTTTCTTGACTTTATTTTTCAGTCCAAGATCAGTTCATGGCAGATGGAGGGGAAGACTCATTACAGCAGGAAAAGAAAGGTTGGTGCAGTGTTAATGGACCTAGTGTGCTTTGAGGGTATAGATAACATGGTGCTGGAAACTATTTATATAGCAACGCTGTACGAtaggtaaaacaaaacaaactattcTAACAAAACACGTTTGCACACAGGAACAGTATATAAAGGCCCTTCCAAAAATAGTTTACAATCTCAAAGGACGAGCAATACATACATCAAATGATCTGGTTATACCTGAGGGTGGGAGATGTGTTTGGGATGAGGAAGCACAGTACATGGAAGGCAGCAGACGAAGATTATCAGGAAGgaggagttaaaggaacagtatagcgttagaaatacaaatacgtatttctaatgctatagtgccctagtcactgTCTAGGTGACATGACCCCTGCTGAAAGGGGCCTGCTCCACctgtttggctgagatcatcgagattgatgatcttagcaacgctttccataggaaagcattgggaggctagtgcgcatgcatggcaaaaagcCATGCTGCGCTAGAAATAGCAGTGTTTACTCTGCTATGTcttcagaagtgcctctagtggctgtctgggtgaCTGCCATTACAGGCATTGAACCTTGTCttgaaaacattgccgttcctGCTGACTGGCAATATTttaaactgcagggttaaaattgagggtggtggggggatatggcacccagaccacttcattgagatggagtggtctgggtgcctattgagtTAATTTAAGGGGGAAAATAGAATAGGTTTCctaaagaagtgtgtttttaaggATTTTCATTCGAAAGACTGCAGAGACAGGGAGAAACAaagcaattgtagattatgctaacatagtgtacctataatcttaattttaataatgacaggaggcgagtattttgcataactttctttactttatgcctccagcagcacaagtcaatcagaaaactttaaaccaatcagtaacaggcatcacatccatatataaagccctgacagtcacatgacttcctctttctttgatgcgaaaacagTCCATTATATCGCCAGGGAATTCGAATAACAGTCctgagtaacgtgtagaacataatttggaacatgacttgaaaaaccttccagctttatcttgatttttatctttatgatggttactctgaaaagaacagaaatacgtgaaaggtgatggaacccaactgatgtccacataAAAACCAGTACTATatgcatctatatttatattacgttaaCAAATTGCAACATTAAACAACCATAGTATACTTAAATAATCGCCACGGCTGTAACACCCGTCAACCaaataagcatcccataaatatactgaaatatccaaAATCTTATAATTAGACTGAGAATGAtaaccagaaaattagaatttcccagagtatagggagggaaaatactcgcctcctgtcattattaaaattaagattataggtacactacgttagcataatctacaattttatcacatgacaggaggcttcgtattttgcatttttaaagctgtggtatgatCGAAAGGATGCATGTGTGGttgacgaaaataaatatacggaagatgtctcgccgtgtccaattcgccgcctgtaaaaaatatagaggcccctcgtgaaggcctgagaagcagccgtgc
It encodes the following:
- the RUSC1 gene encoding AP-4 complex accessory subunit RUSC1 isoform X1; the protein is MLAPRNALVSNLNFVHLQHVSLGVHLSLRSELMENSITRDPGKEEITGCHLWKDIPDRVEVDANSNDPSIPCQCCDKHTEHVSSRLDISQNNLESSDEILSPSSPLSPSSPSSNSSSSSDFTLDESPVSMYYKEFLQDGPETPDQQPDIIPLDSAIEDDLTPIQQDCETASTITLQSSITGGLKSPSTDPSIGGAGTTLDDNCNAVSDLKPVPAPRISGFLDCNEDIQHRAEVEDNKNANVTASPDTTHTNLPLGTDDILLPGLVSHGNLTTQSPKKNITSFNELAQKRRRSSGVPPAQQSKKDRSDWLIIFSPDSEQPPVNELTATAFYHGTLGSHSLPMPAGKEVTTFRELKYRNTLIKQNTQQAKAQATVETDLHKVTVGDDGSRHLVEGNKWYDNPYSEEKCSKHPRNTRPQHHENKLQTAEAMVESNFNFAGDRKEFMMAAKAEHKDMVKGTAWELWSANGHSTSFSNPEVKRQKGANVEPNLKGDQSQVKKGMVWIRGMADGGDKKIREVSGLPCTSAKSSSVFGSQGVPSHLLIQLSTNPSLICPPGSLPPSSLALNSSYNCAKAVLPCGHRTLLQTLPARMSPVGAFSPPHRGFLHLLDTHDVSVLQSPLFPRNRMLPRLSPERGPLCTPHLDTPSTVQDQFMADGGEDSLQQEKKGLLVVIGSSVDNIISHFNSSRNQVQKTQLGDSKISPELGYLLLNGLCPSIYGLLSNGLKPFQKDVIIGRRRLSPWNLVETSIKQDSTPGSTRNLFHCISSFSQLRDPQRRFNAFIFGLLNIKQLDLWLSHLHHNYDLYSTFYGPTAFLTLATTSQPELFEELLLILQPLSVLTFHVDLLFEHHHLPLQDPPDSHQRHSYGHIVSDPWGGKSFKHILQWGEQFAHNLVGSKEDTLLICKDNPQDLSSPLKKTLEKPSPSIDTPVNSTSNWWQQLSQASRMYIPSKKDSFGFAPLIKLRNWGVPESKTSSSVISESMRPKPTEVDPSTVNEGNKLKVQPNQYPRSEQDMVHSSRPTPADNGSSSVSVEKEKCTKPDAQNEVLPQSNEDWGNWLGHLFGANSAHYRELEKGKIKSRMPSSWLTPNMNVLDFIRKPPPPEHTAGLPPDTDKSDQENTGKKERSLRALCDHACTEQDQLSFKKGDVLQLLSTVDEDWICCRRGQDTGLVPVGYTSLIL
- the RUSC1 gene encoding AP-4 complex accessory subunit RUSC1 isoform X2, translated to MLAPRNALVSNLNFVHLQHVSLGVHLSLRSELMENSITRDPGKEEITGCHLWKDIPDRVEVDANSNDPSIPCQCCDKHTEHVSSRLDISQNNLESSDEILSPSSPLSPSSPSSNSSSSSDFTLDESPVSMYYKEFLQDGPETPDQQPDIIPLDSAIEDDLTPIQQDCETASTITLQSSITGGLKSPSTDPSIGGAGTTLDDNCNAVSDLKPVPAPRISGFLDCNEDIQHRAEVEDNKNANVTASPDTTHTNLPLGTDDILLPGLVSHGNLTTQSPKKNITSFNELAQKRRRSSGVPPAQQSKKDRSDWLIIFSPDSEQPPVNELTATAFYHGTLGSHSLPMPAGKEVTTFRELKYRNTLIKQNTQQAKAQATVETDLHKVTVGDDGSRHLVEGNKWYDNPYSEEKCSKHPRNTRPQHHENKLQTAEAMVESNFNFAGDRKEFMMAAKAEHKDMVKGTAWELWSANGHSTSFSNPEVKRQKGANVEPNLKGDQSQVKKGMVWIRGMADGGDKKIREVQDQFMADGGEDSLQQEKKGLLVVIGSSVDNIISHFNSSRNQVQKTQLGDSKISPELGYLLLNGLCPSIYGLLSNGLKPFQKDVIIGRRRLSPWNLVETSIKQDSTPGSTRNLFHCISSFSQLRDPQRRFNAFIFGLLNIKQLDLWLSHLHHNYDLYSTFYGPTAFLTLATTSQPELFEELLLILQPLSVLTFHVDLLFEHHHLPLQDPPDSHQRHSYGHIVSDPWGGKSFKHILQWGEQFAHNLVGSKEDTLLICKDNPQDLSSPLKKTLEKPSPSIDTPVNSTSNWWQQLSQASRMYIPSKKDSFGFAPLIKLRNWGVPESKTSSSVISESMRPKPTEVDPSTVNEGNKLKVQPNQYPRSEQDMVHSSRPTPADNGSSSVSVEKEKCTKPDAQNEVLPQSNEDWGNWLGHLFGANSAHYRELEKGKIKSRMPSSWLTPNMNVLDFIRKPPPPEHTAGLPPDTDKSDQENTGKKERSLRALCDHACTEQDQLSFKKGDVLQLLSTVDEDWICCRRGQDTGLVPVGYTSLIL